In Legionella beliardensis, the following are encoded in one genomic region:
- a CDS encoding acyltransferase family protein produces MQQEILPLTSLRFVAAFYVFLFHIHLRWPLVSSASPIATFFNHGACGMSIFFILSGVVLGYRFNKGVKNYYDYAFSRLTRIYPIYLLAALLMLPWLFSSMQHYQSHIEIRYIFIILINLFLLQAWLPQLFTYWNDNGSWSISVEAFFYVCFPFAINRFKDLSNRHLFFLATLFYFLAAIPGLAIILFNNNQSFVIFYSIPIFRLSEFILGMLGGLWLSRGNTLQKPALYTLISFLCIYLFLTLGYTVEFQFITENWLLTPLILLLIISLASLQKGTLYRFFCNRLFVYLGHISYSFYSFQGLVNSTLFNNYPYLVNKFPPLAHSYLLGLLAFLILTVISIFFYHLIEVKFRHFLYKKLKGKAVEPHSIMAMEPIITT; encoded by the coding sequence ATGCAGCAAGAAATTTTACCTTTAACCAGTTTGCGCTTTGTCGCGGCTTTTTACGTTTTTCTATTTCATATACATTTGCGTTGGCCCTTAGTTAGCTCAGCTAGCCCTATTGCAACGTTTTTCAACCACGGCGCTTGCGGGATGAGTATCTTTTTTATCTTATCAGGCGTGGTCTTAGGCTATCGTTTTAATAAGGGGGTAAAGAATTATTATGATTATGCGTTTAGCCGCCTAACTCGTATTTACCCAATTTATTTGTTAGCCGCTTTATTGATGCTACCCTGGCTTTTTTCATCAATGCAGCACTATCAATCTCATATTGAAATTAGATATATCTTTATTATTCTGATTAACCTTTTTTTACTGCAAGCTTGGTTACCGCAATTATTTACTTATTGGAATGATAACGGAAGTTGGTCAATTTCAGTTGAAGCTTTTTTTTATGTGTGTTTCCCCTTTGCTATTAATCGCTTTAAAGACTTATCGAATCGACATTTATTTTTTTTAGCTACCCTTTTTTATTTCTTAGCCGCTATACCTGGGCTAGCAATTATCTTATTTAACAACAATCAAAGTTTTGTTATCTTCTATTCAATACCTATTTTTAGATTATCTGAGTTTATTTTAGGTATGCTTGGGGGGTTATGGTTATCTAGAGGCAATACCTTACAAAAGCCAGCGCTTTATACACTGATTTCGTTTCTCTGTATTTATCTATTCTTAACGCTTGGTTATACCGTTGAATTTCAATTTATAACTGAAAACTGGCTACTTACTCCGCTTATTTTATTATTAATAATAAGCTTAGCGTCTTTGCAAAAAGGGACACTTTATCGATTTTTTTGTAATCGGCTGTTTGTGTATTTAGGGCATATAAGCTATTCATTTTACTCCTTTCAGGGACTCGTTAATTCAACCTTATTTAATAATTATCCTTATTTAGTAAACAAATTTCCTCCTCTAGCTCATTCTTATCTGCTGGGGCTACTTGCTTTTCTTATTCTTACGGTCATTTCTATATTTTTTTATCACTTAATAGAAGTAAAATTTAGGCATTTTCTTTACAAGAAATTAAAAGGAAAAGCGGTAGAGCCCCATTCAATTATGGCAATGGAACCGATAATAACTACTTAG